One region of Ornithinibacter aureus genomic DNA includes:
- a CDS encoding flavodoxin family protein produces MARALVVYESMFGNSGKVARAVADGVAEVMSVNLVEVTAAPVDLQGVDLVIAGGPTHAFSMSREATRRDARVQGASQGSVATGLREWLASLPDEHGRWFAAFDTRVTRVRRLPGSAAHSAARAGRRHGFSQAIAPQSFYVLDVQGPLADGELEHARVWGAAVAASVPTPV; encoded by the coding sequence ATGGCACGGGCACTGGTGGTCTACGAATCGATGTTCGGCAACTCCGGGAAGGTCGCGCGAGCGGTCGCGGACGGTGTCGCCGAGGTCATGTCCGTCAATCTCGTCGAGGTGACCGCGGCGCCCGTTGACCTTCAGGGAGTCGACCTCGTCATTGCCGGTGGCCCCACCCACGCGTTCTCCATGAGCAGGGAGGCGACGAGGCGCGATGCCCGGGTCCAAGGGGCGTCGCAGGGCTCGGTGGCGACCGGGCTGCGCGAGTGGCTCGCGAGCCTGCCGGACGAGCACGGCCGGTGGTTCGCGGCCTTCGACACCAGGGTGACCAGGGTGCGCCGCCTGCCCGGGTCGGCGGCCCACAGCGCGGCCCGCGCCGGGCGCCGGCACGGGTTCTCGCAGGCGATCGCCCCGCAGAGCTTCTACGTGCTCGACGTCCAGGGGCCCCTCGCCGACGGCGAACTCGAGCACGCCCGGGTCTGGGGAGCCGCCGTCGCGGCGTCGGTGCCGACGCCCGTCTGA